A stretch of Haemophilus influenzae DNA encodes these proteins:
- the mscK gene encoding mechanosensitive channel MscK: MIRKLMKTPPFFTVLFASAMFTLSVSQGALGANSTNVLPTEQSLKADLANAQKMSEGEAKNTLLAELQTSIDLLQQIQAQQKINDALQTTLSHSESEIRKNNAEIQALKKQQETATSTDYNAQSQDDLQNSLAKLNDQLQDTQNALGAANAQLAGQNSISERAQAALTENVVRTQQINQQLANNDIGSALRKQYQIELQLIDLKNSYNQNLLKNNDQLSLLYQSRYDLLNLRLQVQQQNIIAIQEVINQKNLQQSQNQLEQAQQQQQKTVQNDYIQKELDRNAQLGQYLLQQTEKANSLTQDELRMRNILDSLTQTQHTIDEQISALQGTLVLSRIIQQQKQKLPTNLNIQGLSKQIADLRVHIFDITQKRNELYDLNNYINKVESEDGKQFTEAERTQVKTLLTERRKMTSDLIKSLNNQLNLAISLELTQQQITQISDQIQSKLEQQSFWVKSNNPINLDWIKMLPRALIEQFNGMLKKLGFPTNYDNLPYLLMYFLGLFIVGGAIFKFKNRIKQQLNKINREIHRLDTDSQWSTPLALLLTAFLTLSSTLWFLAVCQMIGFFFFKNPEEFWHWSFSMAGYWWFFTFWISLFRPNGIFVNHFESSKENAQRFRGVIQRIIIVIVLLLNTSVFSNVTDAGLANDVLGQINTITALIFCAAIIAPRFNRVLRSYEPETNKHHWLIRIVQIGLRLIPVGLIVLIVLGYYYTALNLIEHFIHSYIAWCVWWLVRNTIYRGITVSSRRLAHRRLAEKRRQKALENNYENISSDDVVAVGEPEEGLALNDVRSQLLRFVDLFIWTALLGIFYYVWSDLVTVVSYLREITLWQQTTTTDAGTVIESITLFNLLVALVILGITYVLVRNISGILEVLIFSRVNLSQGTPYTITTLLTYIFIAIGGAWAFATLGMSWSKLQWLFAALSVGLGFGMQEIFANFVSGIILLFERPIRVGDVVTINGVSGTVAKIRIRAITLIDFDRKEIIVPNKSFVTGQVTNWALSSTMTRLVISVGVAYGSDLTLVRQLLLQAADEQPTVLRDPKPSAYFLTFGASTLDHELRVYVEQVGDRTSTTDAINRRINELFAEHNIDIAFNQLDVFIKNNDTGEEIPFVDVKK, from the coding sequence ATGATTAGGAAACTTATGAAAACACCTCCATTTTTTACCGTACTTTTTGCCTCGGCAATGTTTACCCTTAGTGTTTCACAAGGGGCATTAGGGGCAAATTCAACAAATGTATTACCAACGGAGCAATCGCTTAAAGCCGATTTGGCTAACGCTCAAAAAATGAGTGAGGGGGAAGCAAAAAATACGTTGTTAGCAGAATTACAAACATCAATTGATTTATTGCAGCAAATTCAAGCTCAACAAAAAATCAATGATGCATTGCAAACAACATTAAGCCATTCAGAGAGTGAAATTAGAAAGAATAATGCAGAAATTCAAGCATTAAAAAAACAACAAGAAACAGCAACAAGTACTGATTATAATGCACAGTCACAGGACGATTTACAAAATAGTCTCGCTAAGTTAAATGATCAATTACAAGATACGCAAAACGCATTAGGCGCGGCAAATGCACAATTGGCAGGGCAAAATTCTATTTCTGAACGAGCTCAAGCGGCATTAACGGAAAATGTTGTACGCACTCAGCAAATTAATCAACAATTGGCCAATAATGATATTGGTAGCGCATTACGAAAACAATATCAGATTGAATTACAACTGATTGATTTAAAGAATAGTTATAATCAAAATTTATTAAAAAATAATGATCAGCTTTCTTTACTTTATCAAAGTCGTTACGACCTATTGAATTTACGTTTGCAGGTGCAACAACAAAATATTATTGCGATTCAAGAAGTCATTAATCAAAAAAATCTTCAGCAATCACAAAATCAACTAGAACAAGCTCAGCAGCAACAGCAAAAAACTGTGCAAAATGATTACATTCAAAAAGAACTTGATCGCAATGCACAGCTTGGTCAGTATCTATTACAACAAACAGAAAAAGCGAATTCATTAACTCAAGATGAGTTAAGAATGCGGAATATTTTAGATAGCCTCACTCAAACTCAACATACTATTGATGAACAAATTAGTGCATTACAAGGCACGTTAGTTCTTTCACGTATTATCCAGCAACAAAAACAAAAATTACCGACTAACTTAAATATTCAAGGTTTATCAAAACAAATTGCCGATTTGCGTGTGCATATTTTTGACATTACTCAAAAACGCAATGAACTTTATGATCTAAATAACTATATTAATAAAGTTGAAAGTGAAGATGGAAAACAATTTACTGAGGCAGAAAGAACGCAGGTTAAAACGCTATTAACTGAGCGTCGAAAAATGACATCTGATCTGATTAAATCTTTAAATAATCAATTAAATCTCGCGATTTCTTTGGAATTAACGCAGCAGCAAATTACACAAATCAGTGATCAAATTCAATCTAAATTAGAGCAGCAAAGTTTTTGGGTGAAAAGTAATAATCCCATTAATTTAGATTGGATAAAAATGCTGCCAAGAGCTTTAATTGAACAGTTTAATGGTATGTTGAAAAAATTAGGTTTTCCAACTAATTATGACAATTTACCTTATTTACTTATGTATTTCTTAGGGTTATTTATTGTAGGTGGTGCAATTTTTAAATTTAAAAATCGTATTAAACAACAATTAAACAAAATTAATCGTGAAATACATCGCTTAGATACAGATAGTCAGTGGAGTACTCCACTTGCCCTGTTATTAACTGCGTTTTTAACGCTTTCTAGTACACTTTGGTTTTTAGCCGTTTGCCAAATGATCGGCTTCTTTTTCTTCAAAAATCCAGAAGAATTTTGGCATTGGTCATTTAGTATGGCAGGTTATTGGTGGTTCTTTACATTTTGGATTTCATTGTTCCGTCCAAATGGTATTTTTGTTAATCATTTTGAATCTTCAAAAGAGAATGCACAACGTTTTCGTGGTGTTATCCAACGCATTATTATTGTGATTGTATTGCTTTTAAATACTTCTGTGTTTAGCAATGTCACTGATGCAGGTTTAGCTAATGATGTGTTAGGTCAAATTAATACTATTACAGCTCTAATTTTCTGTGCGGCGATTATTGCTCCTCGCTTTAATCGAGTACTTCGCTCTTATGAACCTGAAACAAATAAACATCATTGGTTAATAAGAATTGTACAAATTGGTTTAAGATTAATTCCTGTGGGACTAATCGTACTTATTGTTTTAGGCTATTATTACACTGCTTTAAATTTAATTGAGCATTTTATTCATTCTTATATTGCTTGGTGTGTATGGTGGTTAGTACGTAATACGATTTACCGTGGTATTACGGTTTCTTCTCGTCGTTTAGCACATCGCCGTTTAGCAGAAAAACGTCGTCAAAAAGCACTTGAAAATAATTATGAAAATATTTCCTCTGATGATGTGGTTGCAGTGGGAGAGCCAGAGGAAGGTTTAGCGTTAAATGATGTGCGTAGCCAATTATTACGTTTTGTAGATCTCTTTATTTGGACAGCATTATTGGGGATTTTCTACTATGTATGGTCAGATTTAGTCACAGTAGTGAGCTATTTACGTGAAATTACACTTTGGCAACAAACCACGACAACCGATGCTGGCACTGTAATAGAAAGCATTACTTTATTTAATCTTCTTGTTGCTTTGGTTATCCTAGGAATTACTTATGTGTTGGTTCGTAATATTTCAGGTATTTTGGAAGTATTAATTTTCTCTCGCGTGAATCTTTCACAAGGTACGCCTTATACGATTACGACATTGCTCACTTATATTTTTATCGCCATTGGTGGTGCGTGGGCATTTGCAACCTTAGGAATGTCTTGGTCAAAATTACAATGGTTATTTGCCGCACTTTCCGTTGGTCTTGGTTTTGGTATGCAAGAAATTTTTGCAAACTTTGTGTCGGGCATTATTTTGCTATTTGAACGCCCAATCCGAGTTGGCGATGTCGTAACCATTAATGGAGTGAGCGGTACTGTAGCGAAAATTCGTATTCGTGCAATTACATTAATTGATTTTGATCGCAAAGAAATTATTGTGCCAAATAAATCTTTTGTGACAGGTCAAGTAACCAATTGGGCATTATCTAGCACGATGACACGTTTAGTGATTAGTGTTGGTGTTGCTTATGGTTCTGATTTAACACTCGTTCGTCAATTATTACTTCAAGCAGCTGATGAACAGCCGACTGTTTTACGCGATCCTAAACCATCTGCTTATTTTTTAACTTTTGGTGCAAGTACTTTGGATCACGAATTACGTGTTTATGTAGAACAAGTTGGAGATCGTACCAGTACTACAGATGCTATTAATCGCCGTATTAATGAATTATTTGCAGAACATAATATTGATATTGCCTTTAATCAATTAGATGTATTTATCAAAAATAATGACACTGGCGAAGAAATTCCCTTTGTTGATGTAAAAAAATAA
- the menE gene encoding o-succinylbenzoate--CoA ligase, translating into MYPWQNFAIQPDFSDKIALRTTQSDALTWIELTTKINQTVAFLQKKGVNAESAVAFVGKNSEKILFLYLATIQLGAKVLGINPAFPQEKIAELCEFYQIDFCFYDKDLLNLQEIDAFTQKANFFRPATMTLTSGSTGLPKAVVHNVQAHLDNAKGVCNLMKFDCNQSWLLSLPLYHVSGQGIVWRWLYCGAQLHFPKDDFYASLLETTHVSLVPTQLQRLLDYLQENSIISFSTRHILLGGTHIPAELTKKIVKYGIETYSGYGMTEMASTVFAKKSDEKQGVGQPLLGREYRLVNDEVWLKGAGLAMGYWKDRQIVSLTNNQGWLPTKDKGVWQEGELVIIGRLDNMFISGGENIQPEEIEQVIIQHSSVNQVFVLPQKNKEFGQRPVALVDFNESFSKSAVENLMFFLQDKLARFKQPIAYYPLPLMLGKGIKISRKQLADWLAKQDKIN; encoded by the coding sequence ATGTATCCTTGGCAAAATTTTGCTATTCAACCTGATTTCTCAGATAAAATCGCTTTACGTACTACGCAGAGCGATGCGCTTACTTGGATAGAATTAACTACAAAGATTAACCAAACGGTGGCTTTTTTACAAAAAAAAGGCGTAAATGCGGAAAGTGCGGTTGCTTTTGTGGGAAAAAATTCAGAGAAAATTTTATTTTTATATCTGGCGACAATTCAGCTTGGCGCAAAAGTTTTAGGCATCAATCCTGCTTTTCCACAAGAAAAAATTGCAGAATTATGTGAGTTTTATCAAATTGATTTTTGTTTTTATGATAAAGATTTGCTGAATTTGCAAGAAATTGATGCTTTTACACAAAAAGCTAATTTTTTTCGTCCTGCGACGATGACGCTAACCTCTGGTTCTACAGGCTTACCAAAAGCAGTTGTGCATAATGTCCAAGCGCATTTGGATAATGCAAAAGGGGTATGTAACTTAATGAAGTTTGATTGTAATCAATCTTGGTTACTTTCATTACCCTTATATCACGTTTCAGGACAAGGTATTGTTTGGCGTTGGTTATATTGTGGTGCACAATTACATTTCCCAAAAGATGATTTTTATGCTTCATTATTAGAAACGACCCACGTTTCTCTTGTGCCAACGCAATTACAACGTTTGTTAGATTATTTACAGGAAAATTCGATTATTTCATTTTCTACACGTCATATTTTACTTGGTGGTACGCATATTCCTGCTGAACTCACGAAAAAAATAGTGAAATATGGTATTGAAACTTATTCTGGCTACGGAATGACGGAAATGGCTTCGACAGTTTTTGCCAAAAAATCTGATGAAAAACAAGGTGTGGGGCAACCGCTCTTAGGCAGAGAATATCGCTTAGTAAATGATGAAGTTTGGCTGAAAGGTGCGGGTTTGGCGATGGGTTATTGGAAGGATCGACAAATTGTTTCATTAACGAATAACCAAGGTTGGCTTCCGACAAAAGATAAAGGTGTTTGGCAAGAGGGCGAACTTGTTATTATCGGACGACTTGATAATATGTTTATTTCTGGTGGCGAAAATATTCAGCCAGAAGAAATTGAACAAGTGATTATTCAACATTCTTCAGTTAATCAAGTGTTTGTTTTACCACAAAAAAACAAAGAATTTGGTCAGCGTCCTGTCGCTTTAGTGGATTTTAATGAATCCTTTAGCAAAAGTGCGGTTGAAAATTTAATGTTTTTTTTACAAGATAAACTCGCACGTTTTAAACAACCTATTGCATATTATCCTTTACCACTGATGCTTGGGAAAGGCATTAAGATCTCACGTAAACAGCTTGCCGATTGGCTGGCAAAGCAAGATAAGATAAATTAA
- the seqA gene encoding replication initiation negative regulator SeqA has protein sequence MKIIEVDEELYQYIASQTRSIGESASDILRRLLSLPVHTSSVDDLVLTSAETNKSADQKPEQAINVKEVNIKTTKKQSITAINQIVEKVQTLLNSTEFQEESKAVVRFLAILRVLYRTNPESFAQATESLQGRTRVYFARDEATLLMAGNHTKPKQIPDTPYWVITNTNSGRKMLMLEGAMQSMELPETLIDEVRSYFTVN, from the coding sequence ATGAAGATCATTGAAGTAGATGAAGAATTATACCAATATATTGCGAGCCAAACCCGCTCTATTGGGGAAAGTGCTTCGGATATTTTACGCCGTTTGCTTAGTTTACCTGTGCATACTTCAAGTGTTGATGATTTAGTTCTTACTTCAGCAGAAACTAACAAATCCGCAGATCAAAAGCCAGAACAGGCTATTAATGTGAAAGAAGTAAATATCAAAACAACAAAAAAGCAATCAATAACCGCAATTAATCAGATAGTAGAAAAAGTCCAAACTTTATTAAATTCAACTGAATTTCAAGAAGAAAGTAAGGCGGTGGTGCGTTTCTTAGCGATTTTACGTGTGCTTTATCGTACAAATCCTGAAAGTTTTGCGCAAGCAACGGAATCTTTACAAGGACGTACTCGAGTTTACTTTGCACGTGACGAAGCGACATTATTAATGGCTGGCAATCATACAAAACCAAAACAAATTCCAGATACGCCTTATTGGGTTATTACCAATACAAATAGTGGACGAAAAATGTTGATGCTAGAAGGTGCAATGCAATCTATGGAATTACCTGAAACATTGATTGATGAAGTGCGATCATATTTCACGGTAAATTAA
- a CDS encoding alpha/beta fold hydrolase: MAKSLLNYQFHQVKQTINTPVLIFIHGLFGDMDNLGVIARAFSEHYSILRIDLRNHGHSFHSEKMNYQLMAEDVIAVIRHLNLSKVILIGHSMGGKTAMKITALCPELVEKLIVIDMSPMLYEGFGHKDVFNGLFAVKNAKPENRQQAKPILKQEINDEDVVQFMLKSFDVNSADCFRFNLTALFNNYANIMDWEKVRVFTPTLFIKGGNSSYIKIENSEKILEQFPNATAFTINGSGHWVHAEKPDFVIRAIKRFLNKN; the protein is encoded by the coding sequence ATGGCAAAATCATTACTCAATTATCAATTTCATCAAGTAAAACAAACGATTAATACACCTGTTTTAATTTTTATTCACGGTTTATTCGGCGATATGGATAATCTCGGCGTTATCGCGAGAGCTTTTAGTGAACATTACAGTATTTTACGTATTGATTTACGCAATCACGGCCATAGTTTTCATTCGGAAAAAATGAATTATCAACTGATGGCTGAAGATGTTATCGCAGTAATCCGCCACTTAAATTTATCCAAAGTGATATTAATTGGTCATTCTATGGGGGGAAAAACCGCCATGAAAATCACCGCACTTTGCCCAGAATTAGTCGAAAAATTAATCGTAATTGATATGTCCCCTATGCTTTATGAGGGATTTGGTCATAAAGATGTTTTTAATGGCCTATTTGCGGTAAAAAATGCAAAGCCTGAAAATCGTCAGCAAGCCAAACCGATTTTAAAACAAGAAATTAATGATGAAGACGTTGTACAATTTATGTTGAAATCTTTTGATGTTAATTCAGCTGATTGTTTTCGTTTTAATCTTACCGCACTTTTTAACAATTATGCCAATATTATGGATTGGGAAAAAGTACGTGTATTTACGCCAACTCTTTTTATTAAGGGTGGAAATTCCTCTTATATAAAAATAGAAAATAGCGAAAAAATTCTAGAACAATTTCCTAATGCAACTGCCTTTACGATTAATGGCAGTGGACACTGGGTTCACGCCGAAAAACCTGATTTTGTTATTCGTGCAATTAAACGATTTCTAAATAAGAATTAA
- the fldA gene encoding flavodoxin FldA, whose product MAIVGLFYGSDTGNTENIAKQIQKQLGSDLIDIRDIAKSSKEDIEAYDFLLFGIPTWYYGEAQADWDDFFPTLEEIDFTDKLVGIFGCGDQEDYADYFCDAIGTVRDIIEPHGAIVVGNWPTEGYNFEASKALLEDGTFIGLCIDEDRQPELTAERVEKWCKQIYDEMCLAELA is encoded by the coding sequence ATGGCAATAGTTGGTCTTTTTTATGGTAGTGATACTGGAAACACTGAAAACATCGCAAAACAAATCCAAAAACAATTAGGTAGTGATTTAATTGATATTCGTGATATTGCCAAAAGTAGCAAAGAAGATATTGAAGCATACGATTTCTTGCTTTTCGGTATTCCAACTTGGTATTACGGCGAAGCACAAGCAGACTGGGATGACTTTTTCCCAACACTCGAAGAAATCGATTTTACAGATAAACTTGTAGGTATTTTCGGTTGTGGCGATCAAGAAGATTATGCAGATTATTTCTGTGATGCTATCGGAACTGTGCGCGATATTATAGAGCCACACGGTGCAATTGTGGTAGGAAATTGGCCAACAGAAGGCTATAATTTTGAAGCTTCGAAAGCCTTATTGGAAGATGGCACTTTCATCGGATTATGTATTGATGAAGATCGCCAACCAGAGCTTACCGCAGAGCGTGTAGAAAAATGGTGTAAACAAATTTATGATGAAATGTGCTTAGCTGAATTGGCTTAG
- the fur gene encoding ferric iron uptake transcriptional regulator, translated as MSEENIKLLKKVGLKITEPRLTILALMQNHKNEHFSAEDVYKILLEQGCEIGLATVYRVLNQFDEAHIVIRHNFEGNKSVFELAPTEHHDHIICEDCGKVFEFTDNIIEQRQREISEKYGIKLKTHNVYLYGKCSDINHCDENNSK; from the coding sequence ATGTCTGAAGAAAATATTAAATTACTCAAAAAAGTGGGATTAAAAATTACAGAGCCTCGCTTAACTATTCTCGCTTTAATGCAAAATCATAAAAATGAACATTTTTCTGCAGAAGATGTTTATAAAATTTTGCTGGAACAAGGTTGTGAAATTGGATTAGCCACAGTTTATCGTGTGCTTAATCAATTTGATGAAGCACATATTGTAATCCGTCATAATTTTGAGGGAAATAAATCCGTTTTTGAGCTTGCTCCAACAGAACATCACGATCATATTATTTGTGAAGATTGCGGTAAAGTATTTGAATTTACGGATAATATTATTGAACAACGTCAGCGTGAAATCAGTGAAAAATACGGCATAAAATTAAAAACGCATAACGTGTATCTTTACGGCAAATGCAGTGATATTAATCATTGTGACGAAAACAATTCAAAATAA
- the gdhA gene encoding NADP-specific glutamate dehydrogenase, with protein sequence MSKVASLDAFLTKVAQRDGYQPEFLQAVREVFTSIWPFLEANPKYRSEALLERLVEPERAFQFRVAWTDDKGQVQVNRAFRVQFNSAIGPFKGGMRFHPSVNLSILKFLGFEQIFKNALTTLPMGGAKGGSDFDPKGKSDAEVMRFCQALMAELYRHVGADTDVPAGDIGVGGREVGYLAGYMKKLSNQSACVFTGRGLSFGGSLIRPEATGYGLIYFAQAMLAEKGDSFAGKVVSVSGSGNVAQYAIEKALSLGAKVVTCSDSSGYVYDPNGFTTEKLAALLEIKNVKRGRVKDYAELFGLQYFEGKRPWEVQVDIALPCATQNELELSDAQRLIKNGVKLVAEGANMPTTIEATEALLAADVLFGPGKAANAGGVATSGLEMAQSSQRLYWTAEEVDAQLHRIMLDIHANCKKYGTIEGQENINYVVGANVAGFVKVADAMLAQGVY encoded by the coding sequence ATGTCAAAAGTTGCTTCCTTAGACGCATTTTTAACAAAAGTTGCTCAACGCGATGGTTATCAACCTGAATTTTTACAAGCGGTTCGCGAGGTATTCACATCAATTTGGCCTTTTTTAGAAGCCAATCCTAAATATCGTTCAGAAGCATTATTAGAACGTTTAGTTGAGCCTGAACGTGCATTTCAATTCCGTGTGGCGTGGACTGACGATAAAGGGCAAGTGCAAGTAAACAGAGCATTTCGTGTACAATTTAATAGTGCCATAGGCCCATTTAAAGGGGGAATGCGTTTCCATCCATCAGTAAATTTATCTATCTTAAAATTCTTAGGTTTTGAGCAAATCTTTAAAAATGCTTTAACAACATTGCCTATGGGCGGAGCAAAAGGCGGTTCAGATTTTGATCCTAAAGGCAAATCTGATGCTGAAGTTATGCGTTTTTGCCAAGCATTAATGGCTGAACTTTATCGTCACGTAGGAGCTGATACAGATGTTCCCGCAGGCGATATAGGTGTTGGTGGGCGCGAAGTTGGCTATTTAGCTGGCTATATGAAAAAATTATCAAACCAATCAGCCTGTGTTTTCACTGGTCGCGGTCTTTCTTTCGGTGGTAGTTTAATTCGTCCGGAAGCAACGGGATATGGATTAATTTATTTTGCTCAAGCAATGCTTGCTGAAAAAGGCGATAGTTTTGCAGGTAAAGTAGTTTCAGTTTCTGGTTCTGGTAATGTAGCACAATATGCTATTGAAAAAGCATTATCTCTTGGTGCAAAAGTAGTAACTTGTTCTGATTCATCAGGTTATGTTTATGATCCAAATGGATTTACTACTGAAAAATTAGCCGCACTTTTAGAAATTAAAAATGTAAAACGTGGTCGTGTGAAAGATTATGCAGAACTGTTTGGTTTGCAATATTTTGAAGGTAAACGCCCTTGGGAAGTGCAAGTTGATATTGCGCTTCCTTGTGCAACTCAAAATGAATTAGAACTTTCTGATGCACAACGTTTAATTAAAAATGGTGTGAAATTAGTGGCTGAAGGTGCGAATATGCCAACAACAATTGAAGCAACAGAAGCATTATTAGCTGCAGATGTATTATTTGGCCCGGGTAAAGCTGCCAACGCTGGTGGTGTTGCTACTTCTGGTTTAGAAATGGCACAAAGTTCACAACGTTTATATTGGACAGCAGAAGAAGTGGACGCTCAATTACATCGCATTATGTTAGATATTCACGCAAACTGTAAAAAATACGGCACAATTGAAGGTCAAGAAAACATTAACTATGTTGTTGGGGCAAATGTAGCAGGCTTTGTTAAGGTGGCTGATGCAATGTTAGCCCAAGGCGTTTATTAA
- the tatC gene encoding twin-arginine translocase subunit TatC, with amino-acid sequence MSNVDESQPLITHLVELRNRLLRCVICVVLVFVALVYFSNDIYHFVAAPLTAVMPKGATMIATNIQTPFFTPIKLTAIVAIFISVPYLLYQIWAFIAPALYQHEKRMIYPLLFSSTILFYCGVAFAYYVVFPLVFSFFTQTAPEGVTIATDISSYLDFALALFLAFGVCFEVPIAIILLCWTGITTVKALSEKRPYIIVAAFFIGMLLTPPDVFSQTLLAIPMCLLFELGLLVARFYQPKDDESAVKNNDESEKTQ; translated from the coding sequence ATGAGTAATGTGGATGAATCTCAACCTTTAATTACGCACCTTGTTGAACTAAGAAACCGTTTATTACGCTGTGTGATTTGTGTAGTGTTGGTTTTTGTTGCTTTGGTGTATTTTTCCAATGATATTTATCATTTTGTTGCTGCACCTTTAACGGCTGTTATGCCAAAAGGCGCAACAATGATTGCAACCAATATTCAAACTCCTTTCTTTACGCCAATTAAATTAACTGCGATTGTTGCAATTTTTATTTCTGTCCCTTATTTGCTTTATCAAATTTGGGCTTTTATTGCACCTGCTTTATATCAGCACGAAAAACGGATGATTTATCCGTTGTTATTTTCCAGTACGATTTTATTTTATTGCGGTGTTGCTTTTGCTTACTATGTCGTCTTTCCTCTTGTATTCAGCTTCTTTACACAAACAGCCCCAGAAGGCGTTACCATCGCAACAGATATTAGTAGTTATTTAGATTTTGCTTTAGCGTTATTTTTAGCTTTTGGCGTTTGTTTTGAAGTGCCAATTGCGATTATTCTACTTTGCTGGACTGGTATTACCACTGTAAAGGCTCTTTCCGAAAAACGCCCTTATATTATTGTTGCAGCATTTTTTATTGGAATGCTTTTAACGCCTCCTGATGTTTTTTCACAAACTTTGCTTGCCATACCGATGTGCTTGCTGTTTGAGCTCGGTCTATTGGTCGCTCGATTTTATCAACCAAAAGACGACGAAAGTGCGGTTAAAAATAATGATGAATCAGAAAAAACACAATGA
- the tatB gene encoding Sec-independent protein translocase protein TatB, translating to MFDIGFSELILLMVLGLVVLGPKRLPIAIRTVMDWVKTIRGLAANVQNELKQELKLQELQDSIKKAESLNLQALSPELSKTVEELKAQADKMKAELEDKAAQAGTTVEDQIKEIKNAAENAEKPQNAISVEEAAETLSEAEKTPTDLTALETHEKVELNTHLSSYYPPDDIEIAPASKSQSSKTKS from the coding sequence GTGTTTGATATTGGTTTTTCAGAACTTATTTTACTAATGGTTTTGGGATTGGTTGTATTAGGCCCGAAACGTTTGCCTATAGCAATTCGCACTGTAATGGATTGGGTAAAAACAATTCGTGGTTTAGCTGCTAACGTTCAAAATGAGTTGAAACAAGAGCTAAAATTGCAAGAATTACAAGATAGTATTAAAAAAGCGGAATCCCTTAACTTGCAAGCCCTTTCACCAGAATTGAGTAAAACGGTGGAAGAATTAAAAGCTCAAGCAGATAAGATGAAAGCGGAGCTAGAAGATAAAGCAGCTCAAGCTGGTACAACGGTGGAAGATCAAATCAAAGAAATCAAAAATGCGGCTGAAAATGCAGAAAAACCTCAAAATGCAATCTCAGTTGAGGAGGCTGCAGAAACTTTATCTGAAGCAGAAAAAACACCTACAGATTTGACCGCACTTGAAACTCACGAGAAAGTAGAACTGAACACACATTTATCTAGCTATTATCCTCCTGATGATATTGAAATCGCTCCAGCGTCAAAATCTCAATCTTCAAAAACTAAATCATAG
- the tatA gene encoding twin-arginine translocase TatA/TatE family subunit: MFGLSPAQLIILLVVILLIFGTKKLRNAGSDLGAAVKGFKKAMKEDEKVKDAEFKSIDNETASAKKENIKEKEQA, translated from the coding sequence ATGTTTGGTTTATCCCCCGCTCAACTGATTATTTTATTAGTCGTTATTTTATTGATTTTTGGCACGAAAAAATTAAGAAATGCTGGCTCAGATCTTGGTGCAGCAGTGAAAGGTTTCAAAAAGGCGATGAAAGAAGATGAAAAAGTAAAAGATGCGGAATTTAAGTCTATAGATAATGAAACAGCGTCTGCAAAAAAAGAAAATATAAAAGAGAAAGAGCAGGCTTAA
- a CDS encoding MerR family transcriptional regulator yields the protein MTYTTAKAAEKIGISAYTLRFYDKEGLLPNVGRDEYGNRRFTDKDLQWLSLLQCLKNTGMSLKDIKRFAECTIIGDDTIEERLSLFENQTKNVKCQIAELKRYLDLLEYKLAFYQKAKALGSVKAVNLPQIPETS from the coding sequence GTGACTTACACCACCGCTAAAGCTGCTGAAAAAATAGGCATTTCCGCCTACACCTTACGCTTTTATGACAAAGAAGGCTTGTTACCTAATGTCGGACGTGATGAATACGGTAATCGCCGTTTTACCGACAAGGATTTGCAATGGTTGAGTTTATTACAATGCTTGAAAAATACAGGAATGAGCTTAAAAGACATCAAACGCTTTGCAGAATGTACCATCATTGGCGACGATACTATTGAAGAACGCCTTTCCTTATTTGAAAATCAAACAAAAAATGTAAAGTGTCAAATTGCCGAATTAAAACGTTATTTAGATTTGCTTGAATACAAATTAGCGTTTTACCAAAAAGCGAAAGCACTAGGCTCGGTAAAAGCTGTGAATTTACCGCAAATTCCTGAAACGAGCTAA